The following DNA comes from Streptomyces sp. NBC_00690.
CCAAGCGAAGACCACACCAAACCCCGGGGACACGGCGGGTTCCCGGGTTCTCGTATCTATCTGCAGGTTCAGGCTTCTGGCCGCTGGGGCGCGGTAACGCGTCGCACAAACCGCCATTTACGCGAACCCCTTCCCGCCTCACGGATCGCGTGTAACTGGGTGTTGGGTCGGCCCCGAAGGTTCGGAGGGCTTGTGGGCGTGTTCTCACCGCACCGGGCCGGCCTGTGGTCTTGTGGTGCGGGCGGCGTGGGCGTAGCGGGCGGCGAGGTCCCCGAATGCGGTGGCCAGTTGGGGTGGGCCGATGACTTCGATGTCGGTGTCGAAGCGGCCGATGGCGGCGGCGAGTCCGGTCCATGACCAGGAGCCGAGGATGAGCCGGCAGTGACGGGGGCCGAGTTCCTCAACGATGCCGTCCTGGGTGAAGGGTGCGACGTCGGCGGCCGGGAGGCGGAGGATGACTTCGCCTTGGCAGGGCCAGTCGGTGGTGGTGCCGTCGTTGCCGCGGAATCGGCTGGTGATGAAGGTGGAAAGGTTGCCGCTGGGGAGGTCTCGAGGCGTGAAGCGGGGGCCGGTGGGTGTGCGGGGCTGGATGCGGTCGACGCGGAAGGTGCGCCAGTCCTCGCGGTGGAGGTCCCAGGCCACGAGGTACCAGCGGTGACGCCAGGTGACCAGGTGGTGGGGTTGTACGCGGCGGACGTCATCGGCCGAGGTGCTGGGAATCGGGGAGTAGTCAAAGCGCAGTTCCTCGCGGGTGTGGATGGCGCGGC
Coding sequences within:
- a CDS encoding helix-turn-helix transcriptional regulator, with protein sequence MHKTSARLLALLSLLQTPRDWSGDDLAERLGITSRTVRRDIDRLRELDYPIKTLKGPAGGYRLEAGTHLPPMLFDDNQAVALAVALQTAAASTTVAEDATRALATLRQVMPPRLRHRIDLLHITAVQPPAAAGGTPQVDAQVLMDLSRAIHTREELRFDYSPIPSTSADDVRRVQPHHLVTWRHRWYLVAWDLHREDWRTFRVDRIQPRTPTGPRFTPRDLPSGNLSTFITSRFRGNDGTTTDWPCQGEVILRLPAADVAPFTQDGIVEELGPRHCRLILGSWSWTGLAAAIGRFDTDIEVIGPPQLATAFGDLAARYAHAARTTRPQAGPVR